The Plectropomus leopardus isolate mb unplaced genomic scaffold, YSFRI_Pleo_2.0 unplaced_scaffold9932, whole genome shotgun sequence genome has a segment encoding these proteins:
- the LOC121940937 gene encoding E3 ubiquitin-protein ligase TRIM21-like produces the protein MTSEDLLKTLEDLKEVEFEKFKWFLEHSDTLEDYQAIQASKLEKAERWNTVDLMKNTYKLDGALKVTEKILEKMERNDLVQRLSDTVSATQDVATANNLPSEDQIREKTEQQVTKPGEVLCDVCTGTKLKALKSCPVCLTSYCGTHLEPHLTASGLKRHQLIDPVKNLEDRMCTKHHKPLELFCKTDQTCVCILCHVSDHKMHNVLPLEEGYEVKKAELGKTDAEIQQMIQKRQHKIQKIKESTDFSEKDAEREIAEGVQVYTALKETVERGLSELINTIKEKQKSAEKQAEVFIEELEQEISELKKKSSEVEQLSRTKDHLVLIQSVQSLKAAPPTKNWTEVSFYPSTYIGTVRKAVAQLEETLSQQMKKLPILAELKRVQQCAVDVTLDPDTAHPQLVLSDDGKQVKHGNTEKKLPVYSKGFSHSFTVLAKQSCSSGRFYFEVEVKGKTKWTLGVVRESVNRKGKIPLNPQNGFWTLCLTNGNEYEAHAGPSVFLCVQSPPQKVGVFVDYEEGLVSFYDVDAAALMYSFTGCSFTEKLFPYLNPSSNNGGKNAAPLIISQIRVN, from the exons ATGACATCAGAGGACCTTTTGAAAACCCTGGAGGATCTGAAAGAAGTGGAATTTGAGAAATTCAAGTGGTTTCTGGAGCACTCTGACACCCTGGAAGACTACCAGGCCATCCAAGCGTCCAAACTGGAGAAGGCAGAAAGGTGGAACACGGTGGATCTGATGAAAAACACCTACAAACTCGATGGAGCTCTGAAGGTGACCGAGAAGATTTTAGAGAAGATGGAAAGAAATGATCTGGTGCAGCGTCTGTCCGACACCGTCTCAGCAACACAAG ATGTGGCTACTGCAAACAATCTGCCATCTGAAGATCAgatcagagagaaaacagagcaacAAGTGACCAAACCAGGAGAAGTTCTCTGTGACGTCTGCACTGGAACCAAACTGAAGGCCCTGAAGTCCTGCCCGGTGTGTCTGACCTCCTACTGTGGGACTCACCTGGAGCCTCATCTGACAGCTTCAGGACTGAAACGACACCAGCTGATCGACCCTGTGAAGAACCTGGAGGACAGGATGTGTACGAAGCACCATAAACCTCTGGAGCTGTTCTGTAAGACCGACCAGACATGTGTCTGCATACTCTGCCACGTTTCAGACCACAAGATGCACAATGTTCTTCCTCTGGAAGAAGGATATGAGGTAAAGAAGGCAGAACTTGGGAAGACAGATGCTGAAATTCAGCAGATGATCCAGAAGAGACAACATAAGATTCAGAAGATTAAAGAGTCAACTGACTTCAGTGAGaaagatgcagagagagagatcgCAGAAGGTGTTCAGGTCTACACGGCTCTGAAGGAGACTGTTGAGAGAGGCCTGAGCGAGCTCATCAACACGATCAAAGAGAAGCAgaaatcagcagaaaaacaggctGAAGTTTTCATCGAAGAGCTGGAACAGGAAATCTCTGAGCTGAAGAAGAAAAGCTCTGAGGTGGAGCAGCTCTCACGTACTAAAGACCACCTCGTTCTTATCCAGAGTGTCCAGTCCCTGAAAGCTGCTCCACCCACCAAGAACTGGACAGAGGTCAGCTTCTATCCATCAACATACATAGGGACTGTGAGGAAAGCTGTAGCCCAGCTGGAGGAGACACTCAGTCAACAGATGAAGAAGCTACCCATTTTAGCCGAGCTGAAGAGGGTCCAGCAGTGTGCAGTGGATGTGACTCTTGATCCTGATACAGCACATCCTCAACTCGTCCTGTCTGATGATGGAAAACAAGTGAAACATGGCAATACGGAGAAGAAACTTCCAGTATACTCAAAGGGATTCTCCCATTCCTTTACTGTTCTAGCAAAGCAGAGTTGCTCTTCAGGCAGATTTTACTTTGAGGTTGAAGTTAAAGGAAAGACTAAATGGACTTTAGGAGTGGTCAGAGAGTCGGTCAACAGGAAGGGAAAAATTCCTCTGAACCCACAAAATGGTTTCTGGACTTTGTGTTTGACAAATGGAAATGAATATGAAGCTCATGCAGGCCCTTCAGTCTTTCTCTGTGTTCAGTCCCCCCCTCAGAAGGTGGGGGTGTTTGTGGATTATGAGGAGGGTCTGGTCTCCTTTTATGACGTAGATGCTGCAGCTCTCATGTACTCCTTTACTGGCTGCTCCTTCACTGAGAAACTCTTCCCGTACCTTAATCCCAGCAGTAACAATGGTGGTAAAAACGCTGCACCTCTGATCATCTCTCAAATCAGAGTAAACTGA